One genomic segment of Pseudomonas fortuita includes these proteins:
- the galU gene encoding UTP--glucose-1-phosphate uridylyltransferase GalU, with amino-acid sequence MIKKCLFPAAGYGTRFLPATKAMPKEMLPVVNKPLIQYGVEEALDAGLNEISIVTGRGKRALEDHFDISYELENQIKGTDKEKYLVGIRRLLDECSFSYTRQTEMKGLGHAILTGRPLIGDEPFAVVLADDLCVNLDGDGVLAQMVKLFKQYRCSIVAIQEVDPQETNKYGVIAGEEIRDGIFRVDSMVEKPKPEDAPSNLAIIGRYILTPDIFEKIEQTEPGKGGEIQITDALMKQAAEGNVIAYKFKGKRFDCGGAEGYIEATNFCFENFYKAGKAY; translated from the coding sequence ATGATCAAAAAATGCTTGTTCCCGGCGGCCGGCTACGGCACTCGCTTCCTGCCCGCAACCAAAGCCATGCCCAAGGAAATGTTGCCGGTGGTCAACAAGCCACTGATCCAGTATGGCGTTGAAGAAGCATTGGATGCTGGTCTGAACGAAATCTCCATCGTGACCGGCCGCGGCAAGCGCGCCCTGGAAGACCACTTCGACATCAGCTACGAGCTGGAAAACCAGATCAAGGGCACCGACAAGGAAAAATACCTGGTGGGCATCCGTCGCCTGCTCGACGAGTGCTCGTTCTCCTACACCCGTCAGACCGAAATGAAAGGCCTGGGCCACGCGATCCTCACCGGCCGCCCGCTGATTGGCGACGAGCCGTTTGCAGTGGTGCTGGCGGACGACCTGTGCGTCAACCTTGACGGTGACGGTGTGCTGGCGCAGATGGTCAAGCTGTTCAAGCAATACCGCTGCTCGATCGTCGCGATCCAGGAAGTCGATCCGCAGGAAACCAACAAGTATGGCGTCATTGCCGGCGAGGAAATCCGTGACGGTATCTTCCGTGTGGACTCGATGGTCGAGAAGCCCAAGCCTGAAGATGCGCCATCGAACCTGGCCATCATCGGCCGCTACATCCTGACCCCGGATATCTTCGAGAAGATCGAGCAGACCGAGCCGGGCAAGGGTGGCGAGATCCAGATCACCGACGCGCTGATGAAGCAAGCGGCCGAAGGTAACGTGATCGCCTACAAGTTCAAGGGCAAGCGTTTCGACTGCGGTGGTGCCGAAGGCTACATCGAGGCGACCAACTTCTGCTTCGAGAACTTCTACAAGGCTGGCAAGGCTTACTGA
- a CDS encoding c-type cytochrome, whose translation MKPMIPTLLLLAMGSAQAAVPIAMEDQSQLNVPGLQAAPQFVPPAENALPDNAFGKMVREGHALFVDTRRLMPEAVGNGMNCSNCHLDQGRLAHSAPMWGAYPMYPAYRKKNDKVNTYAERIQGCFQFSMNGKPPAADSPQMTALATYAYWLSTKAPTGVEIAGRGYPEVPQPQGGYDFKRGQQVYREQCAICHGDNGEGQKVAGEYVMPPLWGKESYNWGAGMHRINTAASFIKSNMPLGKPGSLSDQQAWDVAAWINRHERPQDPRLVEGSIEKTRVKFHANDGVNLYGQKVDGVLIGQGTGS comes from the coding sequence GTGAAACCAATGATTCCAACGCTGTTGCTGTTGGCCATGGGCAGCGCCCAGGCGGCCGTGCCGATCGCCATGGAAGATCAGTCGCAGTTGAACGTGCCTGGCCTGCAGGCTGCGCCGCAGTTCGTGCCGCCCGCTGAAAACGCGTTGCCCGACAACGCCTTTGGCAAGATGGTGCGCGAGGGCCATGCCCTGTTCGTCGATACACGCCGGCTGATGCCCGAGGCCGTGGGCAACGGCATGAACTGCAGTAACTGCCACCTCGACCAGGGGCGGCTGGCGCATTCGGCGCCGATGTGGGGCGCTTATCCGATGTACCCCGCATACCGCAAGAAAAACGACAAGGTGAATACCTATGCCGAGCGGATCCAGGGGTGCTTCCAGTTCAGCATGAATGGCAAGCCACCTGCCGCTGACAGCCCGCAAATGACGGCATTGGCGACCTATGCCTACTGGCTTTCGACCAAGGCGCCAACGGGGGTGGAAATTGCCGGGCGGGGTTACCCGGAAGTGCCGCAGCCCCAGGGCGGCTATGACTTCAAACGTGGCCAGCAGGTGTACCGCGAGCAATGCGCGATCTGCCATGGCGACAACGGTGAAGGGCAGAAAGTGGCCGGTGAGTACGTGATGCCGCCGTTGTGGGGCAAGGAGTCCTACAACTGGGGCGCCGGTATGCACCGTATCAACACAGCGGCGTCGTTCATCAAGTCCAACATGCCGCTGGGCAAGCCGGGCAGCCTCAGCGATCAGCAGGCCTGGGACGTGGCGGCGTGGATCAACCGCCACGAACGGCCGCAGGACCCGCGGTTGGTCGAGGGCTCCATCGAGAAGACGCGGGTGAAGTTCCATGCCAATGACGGCGTGAACCTGTATGGTCAGAAGGTAGATGGGGTGCTGATCGGGCAGGGCACCGGTAGCTGA
- a CDS encoding c-type cytochrome: protein MTPFRRALVGGVLVLAGPMAHAVEGQKIFTQGGANPAAMACLGCHGPDGKGIAAAGFPRLAGLPAGYLSKQLHDWRSGSRKQPVMEPLAKALTEDEIEAVSAYLASLPADPASKLWRQQIAVDPTTRMALYGDWSRQIPGCVQCHGPGGGGVGEHFPPLAGQPASYLVAQLNAWRDGSRSNDPNQLMVGVAKAMTDEEIKAVAEFFARAVSQEVKP from the coding sequence ATGACACCGTTCAGACGCGCCCTGGTCGGCGGCGTGCTGGTCCTGGCCGGGCCCATGGCACATGCCGTGGAGGGCCAGAAAATCTTCACCCAGGGTGGGGCCAACCCCGCCGCCATGGCGTGCCTCGGGTGCCATGGCCCGGACGGCAAAGGTATCGCCGCTGCCGGCTTTCCACGTCTGGCCGGGTTACCGGCCGGTTACCTCAGCAAGCAATTGCACGATTGGCGCAGCGGCAGCCGCAAGCAGCCGGTGATGGAGCCATTGGCCAAGGCCTTGACCGAGGATGAAATCGAGGCGGTGAGTGCCTATCTGGCCAGCCTGCCGGCCGACCCCGCCAGCAAGTTGTGGCGCCAGCAAATCGCCGTTGACCCTACCACCCGAATGGCCCTTTACGGCGACTGGAGTCGTCAGATCCCGGGGTGTGTGCAGTGCCATGGTCCTGGCGGCGGTGGCGTTGGCGAACACTTTCCGCCTTTGGCCGGCCAGCCTGCCAGTTACCTGGTGGCCCAGCTCAATGCCTGGCGTGACGGCAGCCGCAGCAATGACCCCAACCAGCTGATGGTTGGCGTGGCCAAGGCCATGACCGATGAGGAGATCAAGGCTGTTGCCGAGTTCTTCGCCCGCGCCGTCAGCCAGGAGGTCAAGCCGTGA